TGGACAGGCATGGCTTGTCGGTCGGTGCAGGCAGGCGGCGACTTGATGCTCGATGATACCCGTTGACAACGGTGGGCGAAGAAGGCGGAGACCGTCGGTTTGGTTTGGTGTGGAGGATTGAATCAAGTCGTCACAGGGATGCAAGCGGTGTTATTGATCTGGACCGATGGCCACTGGAAAGTGCCGATCGGGTTGCGACGGTGGCGCACAGGCGACCCATCGAAGATCAGCTTCGCGCTTGAGTTGATCCAGACGGCGGCGCAAGCGGGTCTGACGCCAACCCATGTCGTCTTCGGCAGTTGGTATGCGGCGGCGGTGCTGTTGAATCGGCTCGATGACCTGATTTGGCGCTCTGTGGCTCAGCTCAAGAGCCATCGCACAGTGGATGGCCACTCGATTCGTCATCGCTGGTCGCATCGGTTTGGTCACACCGACGGTCACCTGAGGCACGTGCCTCACCTAGTGAGAGTCATCAAAGATGGGCGCCGCTTCTGGGTCACCAATGAGCTGAGGCTGACCCCGGCGCAGATCAAACAGCACTATCAAGTCAGACAGTCGAAGAAACCTTTCGTCTGCGCAAACAGGAATTGGATTGGGGAGTTGCCGGGCAGGCAAGGCCCAGGCCCAGATCGTTCATCTGCACATGGAATTGGTGGCTCTGTGGTTTGACACAACAGATGGCCTTTGCTCAAGGGCTCACGATCTATGGCTTCAAGCGCCGGTTATTCCGTCACCCCATCCCAGACCATCTCCCTTGGTTGTAACCGTTTCTTGACATTGCGTAATTTCAGTGAGTTTGTCTTGGGAGCGCACGCATGCAGCGTGCATCAGCCCGCAAGGATGCGGAGCCCCCAAGCTAAAGGCAATTGAAAATCGCTCTAAGAGTTTGCTTCCGACAAAACGGCAACCGTTGGCACTTTTCCTCCATGGGCGATCTCATCGGGAAAACCGCTGCCAACGGATGAAAGGTTCCAACGGATAGAAAAATCAGTTAGCACGTTTCGGCGATTCGTTTCCAGTGATGTTCGGTTCTGCTGTCATACGCGTACAGAAATCCGGGACGGGCCGCGTGGCTGTAGCCGGCGCACAGCCGCCGGCCGACCAACCGCCCTGCCAAGATGACCGCCAGAAGCATGAAAGGAGCTTCGATCAGCTCCGCCGTCCGCACACCGAGGCGTGGCTCCAACCACACAACGCAGATCGGACCGAGAGCAAACCCGACGCCGAACACGATAGCGATATAGGTCGCGGACGGTTTCACCCACCGCAGTACGTTCAATCGCGGCTCGCAGTGCCGACCACCGGTTCGTCGCGCCTAACGGCTCGCGTTCCAGCCGCAGCATGGAACATTGTTGGCTGGAAACGCTTGTTAGGCGCAATCCCAATTGGGAAGCTGCGAATCATCTGTACTTCAACAACTCTTCTAAGGCAACTCCGATGTCTTTGGCTATCTACCGTAGC
This window of the Blastocatellia bacterium genome carries:
- a CDS encoding transposase, with product MVWCGGLNQVVTGMQAVLLIWTDGHWKVPIGLRRWRTGDPSKISFALELIQTAAQAGLTPTHVVFGSWYAAAVLLNRLDDLIWRSVAQLKSHRTVDGHSIRHRWSHRFGHTDGHLRHVPHLVRVIKDGRRFWVTNELRLTPAQIKQHYQVRQSKKPFVCANRNWIGELPGRQGPGPDRSSAHGIGGSVV